AAGTAAGATGGTTGTCACGTGGAAGGGTACTGCAACGTTTGCTTGAATTACGAAACGAGCTTATTGTGTTTCTCAAGAAACGAAATTTTTCAATTTACAAAAATTTGGAAAACAATATTTGGTTACAGAGACTTGCATATTTGGTTTCAATTTATGaaaaactgaataaatttacATTATCACTACAAGGAAAATATCAGACATTATCACTACAAGGAAAATATGGCCTTAAAACGGAAAATCGAATTTTGGCGATCATCTGTAGATAATAAGAGTATTGCATGCTTTGCCGTTTTACAAGAGTATCTCGAAGAATCAAAATCATCATTGGACAATACAGTTCTTCAGGACATCAAAGATCATTTGATGATTTTGGACGATAACATTGCGAAATATTTTCCGGGTAAATTTGATGACGATTGGGTTCAAAACCCATTCAAAGTTAAAGTAATACCAGCAAATCTAACATCAATTGAATATGAACATCTTATTGATTTGACATCAGAATCAGCGTCATAtcagttatataaaaatgaatccctttttaatttttagaggggatacatttcaaaatatctagATATCTCAGACTATACGTAAACTATTACCTTTTCCAGCGACTTAGTTATGCGAGTCAGGGTTTTCAATATATACATccaccaaaacaaaatatagaaataaacttaATGCTTCCGTTGATATGAGGATACAGTTGTCAACAATAACTCCTAACGTTACACAACTATGCTATGATAAAAAATTACCTCAATGTTtacattaaaattgtttttggttattactattatgttttaagtgaaattataataattgagTTGGAGAGGTTCCGCAAAAAATAAATTAGCCCAAAAGGGTTCCGCGAGCACcttaaggttgggaaccactgacgtAAACAAAAGGCCGTCTTTTAAATTCAGCTTCTTGTGTGAATAGACAGGATCAGTTCCATTGTCAATTTTCTCTAACATCGcatcaaatttaattttgttaaagTTCGCTTTAAATGAGCGGATGATTCCCTGATCCATAGGTTTTAAAATTGTGGTCGTTTTTGCAGGAAGGTATAGCAGTTCAATTGATACCAAATTCGAGTAAATTTTATGTGAAGGGCATCGATCCACAACAAGCagaactttgttttttttcttttgaagatcACGATCCCATGAAAGAAGCCATTCGTTGAAAATTTTGCTAGTCATCCACGACCTTTCAGAATGtctataatcaatatatttttccaCATTAAAATTCTTAAAGCATCCAGGTTTCTTAAATTTTCCAATCATCAATAGACTTTTTTTATTTGTCCCCGTCATATTTGCacatagcaacaaagaaaatctaaaatataagaaatacaataaaCCGGTCTTTTAGCATTTGTTGCCCTGGGCGATTTTTCTGACAAACACTTTTTGAAGGaatatttttgtagaatattCCTGTTTCGTCGGCGTTATAAATATTTGCAGGTTCATATTCTTGCAATTTTGtgaaaattactgaaataaaagaatttatttcttcttcaaaGTTTACGTTAGTCATATAAGACTCTCCGTGAAAAGTTCTTAACTTAATATTGTTCCGTTTCTTTAATTTAGAGAGCCAGCCATTGCTAGCCTTGAAATCAGTAATTCCATGTAGATCGGCAACTTTTTTTGCTTTCAAAAGAATAGAATTATCGTCCATAAATCCGCCACGAAGTTCgatccattttatttatttaagttaaGAACTTCTGTATCAATAGTTGAATATGTTAGATTGAATAGTCGTTTTTTGCTTGAGAAAAGAGGATCACTAtcaagtattttttgtttttcaagcctCAGATCATTGATTGATCTtcgggaaattttttttttaatggaagagAAAACAGAGGCTATATGTTCCATTGTCATATGCTTGTTATCAGCGATGTAGGCTATTATGCGTCTTTTTTCATTGAACGTCAGTCTAGTACACTTGCGCATGTTGGATGAAGCgtggttaaaattattttatatttaaagtcaGTGCTTTCATAACAAAGATgtcaatatttaagaaaaaaaaatttaaagtcagtttaaccaaaaaaaatttttttaataattaaaaatagtggCAAGATTTAGAATTTGGCGAGCAATAGAGGTTTCTTTAGAAATTctcaatttttttgaaaaaatgtggcgagcaatagaggtggCGAGCAAGAGAGGTGGCGACCAATATAGGTTTGACTGTACTCTGACCGAGCTTTCATCCAAAAAGCGTTGTAACACCTCAATTGCCCTGTTTATTGTGTCAAAGACCCTGGACATGTCAATTCTCAAAAGCTTGATTGCACATTTGAATCTTTGAGATATAGCGCATCTCCATCGATGGCTCTGTACAATATCCGCTGTAGATCTCCCTTGTCTGAACCCACTATGACTGGCAAAGAGGTATTCGTCGACAGGCTCTTTTATTCGGTTCAGGATGATAAGTGCAAGCATTTTTcgaaaagattttaaaagaatGACCGGCCGTAGGTTCTCCAAAGGGCCTTTCGGCTTATGTGGTTTTTGAATTAGAATTAGAATGCCTTTCCCCACAGGTAGAGAAGAATTCAAAGTGAACATATCGTTCAGCAATTTAGAAATGGTTTCAAATAGTATATATGGCGCGTATTTCAGTAGTTCGGAGTTAATGTTATCGGGTCCCGGAGATCGATTGTTCCTCAATTTTAAAATTGCTGATTGCACTTCTTCAGACGTAATCGGAATTACTAATTCTCTTGGCGGTCCAACGAAACCATCCAAAGATCTATTTAATGTGTTAAATTGCTTCTCAAAGTGGTTTGCGATGACTTTTGTTTGTTCCTGAGGGTCAAGTATAGTTCTTCCCTCAAAGTCATGTATCATTAGctgagtttttttatttttcagcaaACGGACTGCTGCAAACATTTGTGCACTATCTTTTAAGTTTTCGACTTCATTAGAATATAAAGAATACTAATTAATCTTATGATCTGCGACTTTTAAAAATAGTTCAACGTAGCAGGAACATTTCAGAAAAAACAATCTCATATCTCTGATTCGATTAtctcttaaataaaaaaattgtagaAAATAGATATCGTTCATACAATATGACCTCAGTATCcaccaaaattgagaatatatatttaataatagaataaagatcaatttatatttaagaaattcCTCCATATCTATCAATTTTCTCCCCCAATCGAAGAGTGACAAATGTTGAATCTCCCAAATCATAAGTTGATTTCAATGATTCGAGACATCTTTTAGGTTCCAGAGCACCCTAAAAATAAACCTAAATCAAACTCAACCTCACACCCTAAAGTAAAAGTGCCCCAATGAATTCCTATCGAATGCCTCGATACCACATCCAAATGGGCCTCCAAAGCGTCAGAAGGATTTAAATGCACAAATTTTAACAAATCTCGAGGCTCGTATGCCCCAATTGGAATAGCAGCAACATCAAATGGTCCATACTCTGCCCCGATCTGCTTAAACATCTGCTTGCAATATCCAGTGTCACCTGCAAAGTAAAATGATCCCACTGATGTTTTTCCTACCAGACACCACCCTCCCCAAAGTGTCTAGAGTAATTAGAAGAACTCGACTTTGTTTTCATCAAAAATTCCCCTTCTTGACCAATGTTGGGCTGGGACAAATGCCGCAGTGGTCGAGGAGGACAACCTTGTTTCCTCCCACCAATTAAATTCTTCGACATTTGCTGCGGGGACTTGTAAACAGTCGATAAAAGTGATTCTCACGTTTAATGGGACGAGGAATCTTATTTTGGGAAACTTCCTTAAAAGGGAAATGATGGAAGGGAAATCAAGATGATCATAGTGATTGTGCGATATAAGCACCACATCGATTGCAGGAAGTTCTTCTAGAGATAATCCATTCGGAGAAAGTCTTGTCGGCGATATAAAACGGTTTACTAAATAATCGCTGAAGATAGGATCGGTAATTATATTTAGATTGTCCATTTGAACTAATAGACAAGCATGTCCAATCCAAGTGACATATAgttctttggatctttcttttatgcttcttttgGGGATTGAAAGGTTAGATCTGATTTCCTAAATATAGATTTTAAAGGTATTTTCTACATCAGAGGAATAACTGGGTGAGCCAAAGTTTAATAAATGATGTAATAAAACACGCCAGGTGGCACATCTTCGCTGGGATGACCAAGGACACTGAAATTTGGTACCGTCAAAATTCGGTTTGTAACGATGTGCTGGATCATCCATTTGTATTAATGGCACAACAACAATTCAAATTTGAATGAtttatcttcaaaatatttttattaataaaaagaaactaatcctttattaaaaaagaaaactttctcCCGCATCGATTATTAAACAGCAACTCGCCCTATTCGATCATTGTACTTCTCTGTTTCCCTTCCAGTTCGATTCCCTCCACTCTGACTCTCACAAATGTGTCGCCCCTTCTGTGGTTAACACTAAAACTTCCTCCGATTGCATTTACCTCCGTCGTAAGGTGAACAGCAAGCTGTTGGATGGCGATGTCCGTGGAGCTGTCAGACTTGTTGCCTCCTCTAACCGGCTTTTGTCCCCATCTCCTTCCGTTTCGTCTAATTTGAGATCCAAGCACCCCAGTCTTCCAGTAAACTCCCGCACCCAACCCGCTATCGATACGACCGCCCTTTCGCAACTGCTGGTTACCGCTTCACAGGTTGAGAAGGCACTGAAAAGTTTTTCCCCAAGCAGCAGTGGGGGTATAGATGGGCTGAAGCTCGGACACATTAAAGACTTGACTTCACCTCTTACTGCTGAGGCAGGCCGTCTCCTCTTGGAATCTATCACCAATCTCTGTAACCGTCTTATCGGTGGGAATTTACCGGATTTTGCCCGGGCGATTTTCTTCTCGGCTAATCTCACTGCTTTGGGTAAAAAAGATAACGGGGTCAGGCCGATCGCCGTATGTAATGTTTTCCGCAGATTGGCCGGAAAGCTCGTTTGCCACGTTGTGATCCCCGAGTTGGTCCCGAAATTTTTGCCAGTCCAATTGGGCGTCGGCGTCAGTGGAGGGTGTGAATCGGCTGCCCATGCCGTAAGAGAACTTATGGATTCTTCATTGGAATATCTTTTAGTTAAACTGGACATATCAAATGCGTTCAACACAGTGAGACGGGATCATTTGCTTGAGACCTGGCTTTCTCTCGCCCCCTCCGCTTATCCTCTGGTCCACCTTTCGTACTCACAACCCAGCCTCCTCCTGTTTGGCGATTCCTTTATCGTCTCATCGACCGGAGTGCAACAGGGAGATCCCCTGGGGCCTTTCCTCTTTGCTATGTGTGTCAACTCCGTCGCTCATTCTGTCCGCTCTCCGGTAAATATCTGGTACTTGGACGACGCGACGATTTGTGGACCTCCCCGCTCTGTCTTAGACGACCTGCGGAGCATTATCCCGGCCCTTTCATCCATCGGTCTGGAGATAAACTCAAGCAAGTCCGAAGTCCTAAATCTGAATATTCCTTCCGATTTTTTTGCCGAAACTCTGGACGCCCTGGAACCTATTCTAAAAGGCGCGCGGGTATCAGAAACAAAGGACCTTGTAATCCTTGGTTCGCCAATTGGTCACGAGGCCCTCTCACAAACGCTCATCGCCAAGGCAAGCAATCTGTCAAACATGATCGAACGGCTTTCCCTCATTGATGCCCACGTCGGGTTCTTTCTTCTGCGTAACTATTTCTCAACTCAGAAGCTTTTGTACACCctaaggcagtggttctcaacctggggTCCGCGAAAGATTCCAGGGGGTCCGCGAGATTTTCCTGaaactttatttaaatgtttctatttaatgataacaattttaaattaatatataatagaattaaatcataattaataatatctcttttagatatattataaattaatatattttaatattcaataatactgagggggctaaataaattaatatattttaatattcaataatactGAGGAGGCTAAATTACTTTAAAGCTGAATGTAactcaattatttataaaaatcgtatatatatttattttttagtaaaagttaataaaatttttaagcaCGCTATTGATATGAATTCCTCGAATGTTATTAAGATACGCTAATATAATcctgattatataaaatatgggctTATGCTTGGCTTTCATTCTGGCTTTAGAGGCCAAGTTAGACTTGCTAACCAGGAAACGAAACATATGCATTGTATGCTACATCGATATGCATTACCTTCAGATTTAAGATATGTTCTCGATGATGTCGTAcatatcataaattatattaaaaagagtGCTTTAAATTCGCGCATTTTCAGACTTATTTGCGGAGAATTTGAAAAGGATGGAAAGGCTTTGTTATTCCACACTGAGGTGAGATGGCTATCTCGGGGAAACATTCTTGCCAGAGTTTTTTCTTTGAGGAAtgaattatctgaatattttattcgCGAAAACAATTCCAAATCATCGGAATTTATTTCGAAATTAATGGATAGTTCATGGCTATCTAAACTTGCTTACTTGAGAGATGTCTTCTCTCGTATAAATTCACTCAACAAA
This window of the Octopus sinensis unplaced genomic scaffold, ASM634580v1 Contig02042, whole genome shotgun sequence genome carries:
- the LOC115227142 gene encoding tigger transposable element-derived protein 4-like, with the protein product MDDNSILLKAKKVADLHGITDFKASNGWLSKLKKRNNIKLRTFHGESYMTNVNFEEEINSFISVIFTKLQEYEPANIYNADETGIFYKNIPSKSVCQKNRPGQQMLKDRFIVFLIF